In a genomic window of Cytobacillus sp. FSL H8-0458:
- a CDS encoding 2-hydroxy-3-keto-5-methylthiopentenyl-1-phosphate phosphatase: MAKITVFCDFDGTITEKDNIINIMKHFAPSQWEGIKNQVLQQEISIKEGVGKMFSLLPSNLKAELTDFVLENAKVREGFQTFVDYLAEEDIPLYIVSGGIDFFVAPVLDKYGPFEAVFCNSSDFSGDTIKILWPHSCDQKCDNNCGCCKPSIMRKLEDEDTVKVVIGDSITDLEAAKLADFVIARDLLLKKSKELNLKHNSFETFYDCIKALKKLNEVRV; the protein is encoded by the coding sequence ATGGCTAAAATAACGGTTTTTTGCGACTTTGATGGAACTATTACCGAAAAAGATAACATCATCAATATTATGAAGCATTTTGCTCCCTCCCAATGGGAAGGGATTAAAAATCAAGTTCTGCAGCAGGAAATTTCTATTAAAGAGGGAGTGGGAAAGATGTTTTCCCTTCTCCCAAGCAATCTGAAAGCTGAACTCACAGATTTCGTATTAGAAAATGCAAAAGTAAGAGAGGGATTTCAGACATTTGTCGATTATCTGGCAGAAGAAGATATACCGCTTTATATAGTAAGCGGGGGCATAGATTTTTTTGTGGCTCCCGTTCTGGACAAGTATGGACCCTTTGAAGCAGTGTTCTGCAATAGTTCCGATTTTAGCGGCGATACCATAAAAATCTTATGGCCCCATAGCTGTGATCAAAAATGCGATAATAATTGCGGCTGCTGCAAGCCTTCCATTATGAGGAAATTAGAGGATGAGGACACAGTGAAAGTGGTAATCGGTGATTCAATAACCGACCTTGAGGCTGCAAAACTGGCGGACTTTGTCATTGCAAGAGACTTGCTCTTGAAAAAAAGCAAAGAGTTGAACCTTAAGCATAACTCCTTTGAAACATTCTATGATTGCATTAAGGCCTTAAAAAAGTTAAATGAGGTGAGGGTATGA
- a CDS encoding methylthioribulose 1-phosphate dehydratase, producing MSTLDEKWNELADIKDELAVRDWFMGTSGNLAIKVSASPLQFLVTASGKDKRKRTDEDFLLVDEFGRPVGATHLKPSAETLLHTEIYRRTKAECSLHVHTIDNNVISEIYGDQEAVTFKGQELIKAFDKWEEDAVLRIPIIPNYAHIPALAKCFSSHIHEDSGAILIRNHGITVWGKTSFEAKKILEASEFLFRYQLRLLEHRPNQLFKVV from the coding sequence ATGAGCACACTTGATGAAAAATGGAATGAACTTGCAGATATTAAAGACGAGCTCGCAGTTAGGGACTGGTTCATGGGAACGAGTGGAAATCTTGCGATTAAAGTGAGCGCAAGTCCGCTTCAATTTCTTGTAACAGCAAGCGGGAAGGATAAACGGAAACGCACTGATGAAGACTTTCTCCTTGTGGATGAATTTGGCCGGCCAGTGGGGGCCACCCATCTTAAGCCATCCGCTGAAACACTTCTGCATACAGAAATATACAGAAGAACAAAAGCTGAATGCAGTCTTCATGTACATACAATTGATAATAATGTCATCTCAGAAATTTATGGTGATCAGGAGGCAGTAACATTTAAAGGACAAGAGCTCATTAAAGCATTTGATAAATGGGAGGAAGACGCTGTTCTTAGGATTCCGATTATTCCTAATTATGCGCATATTCCTGCTCTGGCAAAATGTTTTTCTTCCCATATACATGAAGATTCAGGTGCAATTTTAATAAGAAATCACGGAATTACAGTTTGGGGCAAAACCTCCTTTGAGGCTAAGAAGATACTTGAGGCTTCAGAATTTCTTTTCCGCTATCAGCTAAGGCTTCTGGAACATAGGCCCAATCAGCTATTCAAAGTAGTGTAA
- a CDS encoding aspartyl-phosphate phosphatase Spo0E family protein, with the protein MGKKRIQLLTEIQLKREKMIETARKKGMASQETVRCSQELDQLIFEYQCFIKREKEQKKSMRVSFRQMILSWKKAVV; encoded by the coding sequence TTGGGCAAGAAAAGAATACAGCTGCTGACTGAAATTCAGCTAAAAAGGGAAAAAATGATAGAAACGGCCAGGAAAAAAGGAATGGCAAGCCAGGAAACGGTTCGCTGCAGCCAGGAACTCGATCAATTGATTTTTGAATATCAATGCTTCATTAAACGGGAGAAGGAACAAAAGAAAAGTATGAGAGTTTCATTCAGGCAAATGATTCTATCATGGAAGAAAGCAGTTGTATAA
- a CDS encoding DUF2087 domain-containing protein — MQLNRLVAFYKTMGDPTRIRIVFLLAKGPLHGQAIAGKLGLTPPTITHHLNKLREINLVYQRRDKNTVYFYLNESVLKHQSGVLAKLADKEEVEKMEEQNSENQKVIENFFTRDGKLKNIPAQRKKKLMVFEHLIKGLKMGKKYEEKELNEYIKQYHEDYATIRREFIINHYMYRENGIYELNPPEMWSKIEG; from the coding sequence ATGCAATTAAATCGTTTAGTAGCTTTTTATAAGACAATGGGAGACCCTACCAGAATCCGGATTGTTTTTCTCCTTGCCAAAGGGCCGCTGCATGGCCAGGCGATAGCAGGAAAGCTTGGCTTAACCCCGCCTACCATTACCCATCACCTAAATAAACTGCGGGAAATAAACCTCGTTTATCAAAGAAGAGATAAAAATACTGTTTATTTTTATCTGAATGAATCCGTACTGAAACACCAGTCAGGTGTTCTTGCAAAATTGGCAGACAAAGAGGAGGTTGAAAAAATGGAGGAACAAAATTCAGAAAACCAGAAGGTTATTGAAAATTTTTTTACCAGAGATGGAAAGCTGAAGAATATTCCAGCTCAGAGAAAGAAGAAACTCATGGTTTTTGAGCATTTAATTAAAGGCTTGAAAATGGGCAAAAAATATGAAGAAAAAGAGCTTAACGAATATATCAAACAGTATCATGAAGACTATGCTACTATACGGAGAGAATTTATAATTAACCATTATATGTACCGCGAAAATGGCATTTACGAATTAAATCCACCTGAAATGTGGTCAAAAATAGAAGGGTAA
- a CDS encoding electron transfer flavoprotein subunit beta/FixA family protein, translated as MHIVVCVKQVPDTKIIKINPKTNTLDRRSAPAILNPYDAHAVQEAVRITKAIGKGTISVLSMGPPQAVAVIKKSIEIGADRGFLISDRAFAGADTLATSYALSKALERISKDMPVDLILCGKHAIDGDTGQVGPGIARRLDIPPVTNVIEVAEVNESEKTILIKRKITDGYELIQAQIPCLLTVEKEINSIEYSPMPNMIKAARYEPVIWSVNDLEGVDRTQLGLKGSPTIVGKMFTPPKPEGGKRLEGNADEQIQQLLELLSDKKELFAGK; from the coding sequence ATGCACATAGTTGTGTGTGTCAAGCAAGTGCCTGATACTAAAATCATTAAAATCAATCCCAAAACCAATACCCTTGACCGGCGCAGTGCTCCTGCCATTTTGAACCCTTATGACGCCCATGCAGTGCAGGAAGCTGTGAGAATTACAAAGGCCATTGGAAAAGGCACCATATCAGTCTTATCCATGGGACCTCCACAGGCTGTGGCAGTTATTAAGAAAAGTATCGAAATTGGGGCGGACCGCGGATTTTTAATCTCTGACCGTGCATTTGCCGGTGCCGACACATTGGCAACAAGCTATGCCCTGTCAAAAGCATTAGAACGCATTTCAAAAGATATGCCTGTGGATTTAATTCTATGCGGAAAGCATGCCATTGATGGAGATACCGGCCAGGTTGGACCTGGTATCGCAAGGCGGCTGGATATTCCGCCAGTCACCAATGTGATCGAGGTAGCCGAAGTTAATGAAAGTGAAAAAACGATTCTGATCAAAAGGAAAATTACGGACGGATATGAATTAATTCAAGCTCAAATCCCTTGCCTGCTGACCGTTGAAAAAGAGATTAACAGCATAGAATATTCCCCTATGCCTAATATGATAAAAGCTGCCAGATATGAGCCGGTTATCTGGTCTGTTAATGATCTTGAAGGTGTGGACCGAACACAGCTCGGATTGAAGGGATCTCCTACGATAGTGGGTAAAATGTTTACCCCTCCAAAGCCGGAAGGAGGGAAAAGGCTGGAAGGGAATGCAGATGAACAGATTCAGCAGCTGTTGGAGCTTCTTAGTGATAAAAAAGAGCTTTTTGCAGGCAAATAA
- a CDS encoding pyridoxal phosphate-dependent aminotransferase, whose protein sequence is MINYPQSALLKSLPKQFFASLTAKVGNKLEQGHDVINLGQGNPDLPTPEHIVKRLQSAAENPQNHKYSPFQGYPYLKKAAADFYKREYDVDLDPDTEIAILFGGKAGLVEIPQCLLNPGDSVLVPDPGYPDYWSGVALAKAKMVTMPLREENNFLPVYTELSAEELNSAKLMFLNYPNNPTGAVANIDFFQKTVEISRSHAICIVHDFAYGGIGFDGKRPVSFLQAEGAKEVGIEIYTLSKTFNMAGWRVGFAVGNASVIAALNLMQDHLYVSLFGAVQEAAAAALSGSQDCVKELNSIYESRRNTFISGLREIGWDVQAPKGSFFAWLKVPESFTSEEFAEYLLEKAHIAVAPGNGFGQFGEGFVRAGLLTSEERLKEAVGRIQNLNFFKN, encoded by the coding sequence TTGATTAATTATCCGCAATCAGCACTTTTAAAAAGTCTGCCTAAACAGTTTTTTGCCTCTTTGACAGCTAAGGTGGGTAATAAGCTTGAACAGGGTCATGATGTCATCAATCTGGGACAGGGAAATCCTGATCTGCCTACCCCGGAGCATATTGTCAAGCGTCTTCAAAGTGCAGCTGAAAACCCTCAAAACCATAAGTATTCTCCTTTTCAGGGTTACCCGTATTTAAAAAAGGCAGCAGCTGACTTTTATAAAAGGGAATATGATGTAGATTTGGATCCCGATACTGAAATAGCCATCCTTTTTGGAGGCAAAGCAGGACTTGTTGAAATCCCTCAATGCCTTTTAAATCCCGGGGACAGCGTATTGGTTCCGGACCCGGGATATCCTGATTATTGGTCAGGAGTTGCGCTGGCTAAAGCAAAAATGGTGACAATGCCTCTGAGAGAGGAAAATAACTTCTTGCCTGTATACACTGAATTGTCAGCTGAGGAGCTTAATTCAGCCAAATTGATGTTTCTTAATTATCCAAATAACCCTACTGGAGCAGTGGCAAACATAGATTTTTTTCAGAAAACAGTTGAAATAAGCCGAAGCCACGCCATATGCATCGTTCATGACTTTGCATATGGCGGAATTGGATTTGACGGAAAAAGACCTGTAAGTTTTCTTCAGGCAGAAGGTGCAAAAGAGGTTGGAATTGAAATTTATACACTATCTAAGACCTTTAATATGGCTGGCTGGAGAGTAGGGTTTGCAGTTGGAAATGCAAGCGTTATTGCAGCACTGAACCTGATGCAGGATCATCTTTACGTCAGCTTGTTTGGAGCTGTTCAGGAAGCTGCAGCAGCTGCTCTGTCAGGCTCCCAGGATTGTGTAAAAGAGTTGAATTCGATCTACGAATCCAGACGAAATACTTTCATTTCCGGCCTCAGGGAAATTGGGTGGGATGTACAAGCTCCTAAGGGCTCTTTTTTTGCATGGCTTAAGGTCCCGGAATCATTTACATCTGAAGAGTTTGCTGAGTATCTGCTGGAAAAAGCGCATATTGCAGTTGCACCAGGCAATGGGTTCGGCCAGTTTGGAGAAGGATTTGTGAGAGCCGGTTTGCTGACATCCGAAGAAAGACTTAAAGAAGCGGTAGGGCGAATACAAAATTTAAATTTTTTCAAAAATTAA
- a CDS encoding 2,3-diketo-5-methylthiopentyl-1-phosphate enolase, whose protein sequence is MSEIIAAYLVHDEKHNPEKKAEEIALGLTVGSWTHLPELEKQQLEKHKGRVVSVETFTRDAESRETAAIIKIAYPAVNFSPDLPAILTTVFGKLSLDGKIKLLDLQFSNELKSFFPGPRFGIEGLRGKLNVYDRPLLMSIFKGVLGKDMDFLTSQLREQAMGGIDLVKDDEILFENSLTPLEARIKEGKKVLSQVYEETGHRTLYAVNLTGRSFELKDKARKASSLGADLLLFNVFSYGLDVLQSLREDNEIELPIMAHPAVSGALSASSIYGISYPLLLGKLLRYAGADLSLFPSPYGTVALEKTQALSIADSLTADDFCKRAFPVPSAGIHPGLVPLLFEDFGINSVVNAGGGVHGHPDGARGGGLAFRQAIDLTLKGASLADARTDLPELKRAIDLWGYKEVAVKNG, encoded by the coding sequence ATGAGTGAAATTATTGCAGCGTACCTTGTACATGATGAAAAACATAATCCGGAGAAAAAAGCGGAGGAAATCGCTTTAGGTTTAACAGTGGGATCATGGACCCATCTGCCGGAGCTTGAAAAGCAGCAGCTGGAGAAGCATAAAGGCAGGGTCGTTTCTGTTGAAACCTTTACAAGAGATGCAGAAAGCAGGGAAACAGCTGCGATTATTAAGATCGCCTATCCTGCTGTAAATTTTAGTCCGGATTTACCGGCAATATTAACAACAGTCTTTGGTAAACTGTCACTGGACGGAAAGATTAAACTGCTGGATTTACAATTTTCCAATGAACTAAAAAGTTTTTTCCCCGGACCTCGATTTGGGATTGAAGGGCTGAGGGGAAAATTAAATGTATATGACAGACCTCTACTGATGAGCATCTTCAAAGGAGTGCTCGGCAAAGATATGGATTTTTTGACTTCACAGCTGCGGGAACAGGCCATGGGCGGCATAGATCTTGTGAAAGACGATGAGATTTTATTTGAAAACAGCCTAACACCGTTAGAAGCGCGGATAAAAGAAGGAAAAAAGGTGTTAAGTCAGGTTTATGAGGAAACAGGCCATCGGACCTTATATGCTGTCAATTTAACAGGCAGATCGTTTGAATTAAAAGATAAGGCAAGAAAGGCATCCAGTCTTGGGGCTGATCTGCTTCTCTTCAATGTATTCTCTTATGGGCTCGATGTATTACAGTCTTTAAGGGAAGATAATGAGATTGAACTGCCTATCATGGCACATCCTGCAGTTAGCGGAGCCCTCTCAGCTTCAAGTATTTATGGAATCTCCTATCCTTTGCTTTTAGGCAAACTGCTCAGGTATGCAGGAGCTGACTTGTCTCTATTCCCATCACCTTATGGGACAGTTGCCCTTGAAAAAACACAGGCTCTATCAATTGCGGATAGCCTGACAGCGGATGATTTCTGCAAAAGAGCTTTTCCGGTTCCCTCAGCCGGCATCCATCCGGGTTTAGTGCCTTTGCTTTTTGAAGACTTCGGAATAAACAGTGTAGTCAATGCCGGAGGCGGCGTACACGGGCATCCGGATGGGGCAAGAGGAGGCGGTTTGGCATTCCGCCAGGCGATTGATTTGACTTTAAAGGGAGCTTCTTTGGCCGATGCTCGAACAGACCTTCCTGAATTAAAAAGAGCGATTGATTTGTGGGGGTACAAAGAGGTGGCTGTAAAGAATGGCTAA
- a CDS encoding 1,2-dihydroxy-3-keto-5-methylthiopentene dioxygenase, with amino-acid sequence MAYIVLKNSKKEIRNQEEAASFLKEQEVIYEQWPIDKLPESLKERYLLSDDEKQEILDTFAAEIKDISERRGYKAQDVISLSENTPNLEQLLQNFQQEHHHTDDEVRFIVSGHGVFIIQGKDGEFFEVFLNPGDLISVPENTRHYFTLQDDRKVVAIRIFVSAEGWVPIYEEEEVHQ; translated from the coding sequence TTGGCATACATCGTATTGAAAAACTCAAAAAAAGAAATCAGGAACCAGGAAGAGGCTGCTTCTTTTCTGAAAGAACAGGAGGTTATCTATGAGCAATGGCCAATAGATAAATTGCCTGAAAGCCTCAAGGAGAGATATTTGCTTTCCGATGATGAAAAACAAGAAATACTGGATACATTTGCTGCAGAAATTAAGGATATTTCAGAGAGAAGAGGATACAAGGCACAGGATGTGATCTCCCTTTCAGAGAATACACCGAATTTGGAACAGCTTCTTCAGAATTTCCAGCAGGAACACCATCATACAGACGATGAGGTGAGATTTATTGTCAGCGGTCATGGAGTTTTTATTATACAAGGAAAAGATGGGGAATTCTTTGAGGTATTCCTTAATCCTGGCGATTTAATATCCGTTCCCGAAAATACCCGCCATTATTTTACTCTGCAGGATGATAGAAAGGTAGTTGCCATCCGGATTTTTGTTTCTGCTGAAGGATGGGTGCCAATTTATGAAGAAGAGGAAGTCCATCAATGA
- a CDS encoding methylated-DNA--[protein]-cysteine S-methyltransferase has product MARRVYSKKVTPAGDIYIVAENGILSALYMGEADFMEGEEVLSLQFDPSDSLIKKCTLQLEEYFDGHRKEFDIPIEPHGTEFQKAVWKELCLIPFGETRSYQDIAVNIGKDKAVRAIGQANKANRLPIIIPCHRVIGKNKSLTGYAGSRTEIKEILLSLEGANYAK; this is encoded by the coding sequence ATGGCAAGAAGAGTTTATTCTAAAAAAGTGACACCGGCTGGAGACATTTACATTGTAGCAGAAAATGGAATCCTTTCTGCTTTATACATGGGGGAAGCTGACTTTATGGAAGGGGAAGAGGTCTTATCCCTGCAATTTGATCCCTCTGACTCTTTGATCAAAAAGTGTACTCTCCAGCTTGAGGAATACTTTGACGGACATAGGAAGGAGTTTGATATTCCAATAGAGCCTCATGGAACTGAATTTCAAAAAGCAGTATGGAAAGAGCTTTGCCTCATTCCTTTTGGCGAGACAAGAAGCTATCAGGACATTGCTGTTAATATAGGGAAAGATAAAGCTGTGCGGGCCATTGGACAAGCAAATAAGGCCAATCGCCTTCCAATCATTATTCCTTGCCATCGTGTTATCGGCAAGAATAAATCTTTAACGGGGTATGCAGGCAGCAGGACAGAAATTAAAGAAATATTATTATCCCTTGAAGGGGCCAATTATGCTAAATAG
- a CDS encoding electron transfer flavoprotein subunit alpha/FixB family protein, translating into MMDEYRGVWVFIEQNDGKIEGVSLELLGAGRKLADKLEVPLSGVLLGYEIKSLSREVIAYGADQVYVIDHEVMKDYRTESYMKAVINLAEKYKPEIFLYGATSNGKDLASAVATDLSTGLTADTTMLDVEVEKRLLEASRPAFGGNIMATILCKKHRPQMATVRPKVMKAMEPDPDRHGEVIEEPIALREDDMRTKVIKIVKDVTKKVNLAEAHVVVAGGKGMGDLQNFQLIHELADTIGATVGGTRDVVEAGWLPHEQQVGQTGETITPKIYFAIGISGAIQHVVGMKNSEFIIAINKDPQAPIFDVATYGIVGDALEIVPKLIKEFKEARERGGEMSYV; encoded by the coding sequence ATGATGGATGAGTACCGTGGAGTATGGGTATTCATAGAACAAAATGATGGGAAAATTGAGGGAGTTTCCCTGGAATTGCTCGGTGCAGGCAGAAAGCTGGCAGATAAGCTTGAGGTGCCTCTTTCCGGTGTGCTGCTTGGGTATGAAATTAAGTCTTTAAGCCGGGAGGTCATCGCATATGGTGCCGATCAGGTTTATGTAATCGACCACGAAGTAATGAAGGATTACCGGACAGAGTCTTATATGAAGGCAGTTATCAATCTTGCCGAAAAATATAAACCTGAAATATTTTTATATGGAGCCACCTCCAATGGTAAAGATTTAGCCAGTGCAGTTGCCACAGATCTCAGTACTGGGTTGACGGCGGATACAACCATGCTGGATGTCGAAGTGGAAAAGAGGCTGCTTGAAGCAAGCCGCCCTGCATTTGGAGGGAATATAATGGCAACCATCCTCTGCAAAAAGCATCGGCCGCAGATGGCTACTGTCCGTCCTAAGGTTATGAAAGCAATGGAGCCCGATCCTGATAGACATGGTGAGGTTATAGAGGAGCCAATTGCGCTGAGAGAAGATGACATGCGCACAAAGGTGATTAAAATTGTGAAAGATGTCACAAAAAAAGTGAATTTAGCTGAAGCCCATGTTGTAGTTGCAGGCGGAAAAGGGATGGGGGATCTTCAAAACTTTCAGCTGATCCATGAGCTTGCTGACACCATTGGAGCGACTGTAGGGGGTACAAGGGATGTAGTGGAGGCAGGATGGCTTCCGCATGAACAGCAGGTGGGGCAGACCGGAGAAACCATCACACCAAAGATCTATTTTGCTATTGGGATTTCAGGGGCAATTCAACATGTTGTAGGCATGAAGAATTCAGAGTTTATTATTGCGATTAACAAGGATCCACAAGCCCCTATATTCGATGTAGCAACTTACGGTATCGTAGGTGATGCACTTGAAATTGTTCCGAAGCTGATTAAAGAGTTCAAGGAAGCAAGAGAAAGAGGGGGTGAAATGAGCTATGTCTGA
- a CDS encoding carbon-nitrogen family hydrolase encodes MKLKIACLQMDIAFGKPEKNFIAAEAMINKALKSNPDVLVLPELWTTGYDLTRLDEIADQDAAFALAFLKEAAQKNKVHLIGGSVAKKTSEGIYNTLLIVDHNGDLLHEYSKLHLFKLMNEHLYLKGGSARGGFSLDKRKFAGMICYDIRFPEWVRIHTAEGAEAVFVVAQWPLARLSHWRSLLIARAIENQCYVIACNRSGSDPANVFAGHSMIIDPWGDVLAEGSETEEILHAEIDLDKVKEVRSLIPIFDDRKPDFYRG; translated from the coding sequence ATGAAATTAAAGATTGCCTGTTTACAAATGGATATTGCCTTTGGAAAACCTGAGAAGAATTTTATAGCGGCTGAAGCCATGATTAATAAAGCTCTTAAGTCTAATCCGGACGTTTTGGTTCTTCCGGAGCTTTGGACGACAGGCTATGATTTGACCAGATTAGATGAAATAGCAGATCAGGATGCTGCCTTTGCACTGGCTTTTTTGAAAGAGGCAGCACAAAAAAACAAGGTTCACCTGATTGGCGGTTCTGTTGCAAAGAAAACTTCCGAGGGCATTTACAATACTCTGCTGATTGTAGACCACAATGGTGACCTTTTGCATGAATACAGCAAGCTGCACTTATTCAAGCTTATGAATGAACATCTCTATTTGAAAGGAGGGTCAGCCAGGGGAGGGTTTTCGCTGGACAAAAGGAAATTTGCAGGAATGATTTGTTATGATATCCGTTTTCCTGAGTGGGTGCGTATCCATACAGCGGAAGGTGCAGAAGCTGTATTTGTAGTAGCCCAATGGCCATTGGCCCGGCTTTCACATTGGCGTTCGCTTTTGATTGCACGTGCCATTGAAAACCAGTGCTATGTCATTGCATGCAACCGTTCCGGCTCTGATCCTGCTAATGTCTTTGCAGGTCATTCAATGATTATAGATCCTTGGGGTGATGTGCTCGCTGAAGGCTCTGAAACTGAAGAAATCCTGCATGCTGAAATTGACCTGGATAAAGTGAAGGAAGTCCGCAGCTTAATTCCGATTTTTGATGACCGCAAACCGGATTTTTACCGCGGATGA